In a single window of the Plasmodium cynomolgi strain B DNA, chromosome 6, whole genome shotgun sequence genome:
- a CDS encoding glucosamine--fructose-6-phosphate aminotransferase (putative) → MGNEIASCCGIMAYLGNRDASKILFDGIEVLQNRGYDSCGMSTISRTNGTLKTTKYASSSTSDAIEKLRGNYSASHKNDKIGIAHTRWATHGCKVDENAHPHMDYNERISIVHNGIIENYRELKTFLLGKKIPFKSNTDTEVVANLIGYFLDQKESFQNAVLSAIRQLEGTWSFCIIHKDHPDEMILAANGSPLHIGFKDNEIFVASEHSALFLFTNEYISLKNGEILSINKEKIHDLKMEKKVESIPAVVIQKTPHPFPHWTLKEIHEQSLTLSKTLNNGGRFSILNSSVKLGGLDPYVDELSKIENIILVGCGTSYYAALFAKYVMHYLNCFNTVQVMDPTDFNVSVIPKEKEGVIFISQSGETRDVIKACKLADDLNLKKLSVVNSVGSTIANMTGREVSVLTLIAIWFFQNKEGTYHSSHSKVSSLINSMHRLPLYAGTTVKSCEAKCKMLANKLTNAKSMLIVGNGLSYPIALEGALKIKELTYIHCEGFTGSALKHGPYALLGGEENMPVIMLVFNDSSKNVMINTGEQIKSRGAHIICLTDDEDLCKHFADDIILIPNNGLLTPLLAVIPLQMLAYYTSVARGNNPDRPRCLAKTVTVS, encoded by the exons ATGGGAAACGAAATAGCTAGCTGTTGTGGAATCATGGCATACCTAGGCAACAGAGACGCTTCGAAAATATTGTTTGACGGCATAGAGGTGTTGCAAAATAGGGGGTATGACTCCTGTGGTATGTCTACAATCAGCCGCACCAATGGGACACTAAAGACGACTAAGTATGCTAGCAGCTCAACGAGTGACGCTATAGAAAAGTTGAGAGGAAACTACTCAGCTAgtcacaaaaatgataaaatcgGAATTGCGCACACGAGGTGGGCAACACATGGGTGCAAAGTAGATGAAAATGCGCACCCACATATGGATTACAACGAACGGATCAGCATCGTTCACAACGGTATTATCGAAAATTACAGAGAGTTGAAGACCTTCCTtttggggaagaaaatcccCTTTAAGTCAAATACAGACACGGAGGTGGTAGCAAACCTGATAGGTTATTTTCTAGACCAGAAGGAGAGCTTCCAAAACGCAGTGCTGTCTGCAATTAGGCAGTTGGAAGGTACATGGAGCTTCTGTATAATACATAAGGATCACCCTGACGAAATGATCCTTGCAGCAAATGGATCTCCGTTACACATTGGGTTTAAAGataatgaaatttttgtcGCCTCAGAGCACTCAGCTCTATTCCTCTTTACAAATGAGTATATCTCTTTAAAAAACGGAGaaattttatcaataaataaggaaaaaatacatgatctaaaaatggagaaaaaagttgaaagCATACCAGCAGTTGTAATACAGAAAACACCACACCCTTTCCCTCATTGGACACTTAAAGAGATACATGAACAATCACTTACATTATCCAAGACGTTAAATAATGGAGGTAGATTTAGCATCCTAAATAGCTCCGTTAAATTAGGTGGTCTAGATCCCTATGTGGATGAATTGtccaaaattgaaaatatcattttagTCGGTTGTGGTACGTCATATTATGCTgcactttttgcaaaatatgtaATGCACTACTTGAATTGCTTTAACACGGTGCAAGTCATGGATCCTACGGATTTCAACGTTTCTGTAATCCCtaaggaaaaagaaggagtaatttttatttcacaaaGTGGAGAAACTAGAGACGTAATTAAAGCCTGTAAATTAGCTGATgatttaaatttgaaaaaattatccgtTGTTAACTCTGTTGGGTCTACTATTGCTAATATGACAGGACGAG AAGTTTCAGTCCTTACCTTAATAGCTATCTGgttttttcaaaacaaaGAAGGAACATACCATTCTTCTCACTCCAAAGTAAGCTCCTTAATCAACTCCATGCATAGACTACCTCTCTACGCTGGTACAACAGTAAAATCTTGTGAAGCtaaatgcaaaatgttgGCTAATAAACTCACTAATGCCAAATCGATGCTCATTGTTGGGAACGGATTAAGCTACCCAATAGCTTTAGAAGGGGCcctaaaaattaaagaactGACATATATTCACTGCGAAGGCTTTACTGGGAGTGCTTTAAAACACGGACCTTATGCTCTCCTCGGTGGAGAAGAAAACATGCCTGTTATTATGCTAGTCTTTAATGATTCTTCCAAAAATGTTATGATTAATACGGGTGAGCAGATTAAGTCTAGGGGGGCGCATATCATTTGCTTGACGGATGACGAAGACCTGTGCAAGCACTTTGCAGATGACATAATTTTGATCCCGAACAATGGGCTGCTCACTCCCCTGCTGGCCGTCATCCCCCTGCAGATGCTCGCCTACTACACCTCCGTCGCGCGCGGCAACAACCCCGACCGCCCGCGCTGCCTCGCCAAGACGGTCACCGTTTCGTAG
- a CDS encoding hypothetical protein (putative): MPVLFGFLLLSLLLFDFYDTLKLRSSADRIIHVSEKGGYLPNPWSLRHSTNARHLFIHNKNGFDGRLKCDRKNPGVNRRKEELFLSRDEPSFAKNEMKMETFKSPSGNEFLCTKLMMNGEEKRFILDLCSDNSFLFFRGEEFPFRNVQSVHEELYLNNTKIQVERVVKAKESRDKKLFQFYLMEDKELDKNLDGIIGFDFFTNYDTFLFDTINMNIELGVDSASNLIQQWGRSTPEGHCHKVELHKYSNHIKYFNVDVNNHLYKGLLDSGTSKTLLINSSVKLEREDQLADSDSVHVENILNQRFTVRKVKKINRFAILSKDSQVGGMIPLQMEEVYASENMFPYLDSNVALLGFDFLLNRKFLIDVKNGMLYMYCESTSCSPHPIREGNSSVGGSPTPGVSNSTIIDQLKVEQKCAEIYEKLKSKELSFLKITNELEKDNIDMHDCKSTNDVIRRYAIKVLYGKEQLPRREPRREPTRKDPEFEQRYKEMTSFFKKLSSEEKQNMLNRMVHSLRNDYRVGGGDSPTGGSDPTNGEHSLRDNHEYERASEILEKYVTYEIEKKQYSLHRFKSCNANRRSEKAVDEEYNQLSALYNAHPEFSFEILNDFKRELSGKRINVNALQSENEIIRKVAETRVYNQNGNVNKESRNRKRKNIIVRRFSNDDNNIHTQIIIRRSGLDQNDDENEDDVGEGKEGRDGKYNQYGNLDRMDDLFPNSLFSGIFKNFFGDSNRSEHYRSSGGEDSDREGDDEGEEHTDGDLLSELNNFFGFGNMGENLFRKKKKSVIGFKTKEPTDMNAGAEGEDKKRGSSTSGGTSDGTSGDISNDISNAIKEEKDTDIIYLLNKVQKLNDANLKSFILQSLKNDNVRSILVDALKKGYQSAHEQCRAQGDNKGMYLLQMLKQTGIF; the protein is encoded by the exons ATGCCCGTATTATTTGGCTTTCTCCTGTTGTCCCTTCTGCTATTCGATTTTTATGACACACTAAAGTTAAGAAGCAGTGCAGATCGTATCATCCACGTGTCTGAAAAGGGGGGCTATTTGCCGAACCCATGGTCGTTGAGGCATAGTACCAATGCAAGGCATCTCTTTATTCACAACAAGAATGGGTTCGATGGGAGACTCAAATGTGACAGGAAGAACCCGGGTGTGAATCGGAGGAAGGAGGAACTGTTCCTCAGTAGAGACGAACCtagctttgcaaaaaatgagatgaAAATGGAGACCTTTAAAAGTCCAAGTGGGAATGAATTCCTGTGCACCAAACTGATGATgaatggtgaagaaaaaaggttcATCTTAGACCTGTGTAGCGACaacagttttttattttttcgaggAGAGGAATTTCCATTTAGAA ACGTACAAAGTGTGCACGAAGAGCTTTATCTGAACAATACAAAAATACAAGTAGAGAGAGTGGTGAAGGCAAAGGAGAGTAGAGACAAGAAATTGTTTCAGTTTTACCTAATGGAAGACAAAGAGCTGGATAAAAATTTAGATGGGATTATTGGCTTTGATTTCTTTACCAACTATGATACCTTCCTATTTGATAccataaatatgaatatagaACTAGGTGTGGACTCCGCTTCGAATCTGATACAGCagtggggaagaagcacccCCGAGGGACACTGTCACAAGGTAGAACTGCACAAGTATAGCAATCACATAAAGTATTTCAACGTAGATGTAAATAACCACCTGTATAAGGGTCTCCTAGACTCGGGCACTTCAAAGACGCTCCTCATTAACAGTAGTGTGAAGTTGGAAAGGGAAGACCAACTTGCTGACAGTGACAGCGTCCATGTTGAGAACATACTAAATCAGAGGTTCACAGTgagaaaggtaaaaaagaTTAACCGATTTGCTATCCTGTCGAAGGATAGTCAAGTAGGAGGAATGATACCTCTTCAAATGGAGGAAGTATATGCAAGTGAAAATATGTTCCCATATTTGGACTCCAATGTGGCTTTGCTGGGTTTTGATTTTTTGCTGAATCGGAAGTTCCTCATCGATGTAAAGAACGGAATGCTTTACATGTATTGTGAATCAACTAGCTGTTCACCTCACCCCATCAGGGAGGGCAACTCTTCTGTTGGAGGTAGTCCCACCCCTGGGGTAAGTAACTCCACCATTATTGACCAACTGAAGGTGGAGCAGAAATGTGCAGAGATATATGAGAAGCTGAAAAGCAAAGAACTAAGCTTTCTCAAAATAACAAACGAGTTAGAAAAGGATAACATAGATATGCACGATTGTAAAAGTACAAACGATGTGATTAGAAGGTATGCCATAAAGGTACTGTATGGGAAGGAACAACTCCCAAGGAGAGAACCAAGGAGAGAACCAACTAGAAAGGACCCCGAGTTTGAACAAAGGTACAAGGAAATGACTAGCTTTTTTAAGAAACTCTCCTCAGAAGAGAAACAGAACATGCTAAATAGGATGGTTCACTCTTTGAGGAACGATTATAGAGTCGGTGGGGGGGACTCTCCAACAGGAGGATCTGATCCAACGAATGGGGAACACTCCCTGCGTGATAATCACGAGTACGAACGGGCATCCGAAATATTAGAAAAATACGTAACGTACGAAATTGAGAAGAAGCAGTATTCCTTGCACCGATTTAAGTCTTGCAATGCAAATCGAAGGAGTGAAAAGGCAGTAGATGAGGAGTATAACCAATTGAGTGCATTGTATAATGCCCACCCTGAGTTTAGCTTCGAAATATTAAACGATTTTAAGAGGGAGCTTTCTGGTAAACGAATAAACGTGAACGCACTGCAGagtgaaaatgaaataattcgAAAAGTGGCAGAGACGAGGGTGTATAACCAGAATGGTAATGTAAATAAGGAGAGTAGAAAtaggaagaggaaaaatatcattGTGAGGAGATTCTCAAATgatgataataatatacacacacaaataaTAATTAGACGTAGTGGATTGGATCAAAATGACGATGAAAATGAGGACGACGTAGGGGAAGGGAAGGAAGGGAGGGATGGCAAGTATAATCAGTACGGAAACCTTGACAGAATGGATGATCTCTTCCCTAACTCTCTATTTTCaggaatatttaaaaatttcttcgGGGATAGCAACCGAAGTGAACACTACCGTAGTAGTGGGGGGGAGGACAGTGACAGGGAGGGAGAtgatgaaggagaagaacacACGGATGGAGATTTACTCTCCGAATTGAACAACTTCTTCGGTTTCGGTAACATGGGGGAAAACCtctttaggaaaaaaaaaaagagcgtcATAGGATTCAAAACGAAGGAGCCCACGGACATGAACGCTGGAGCAGAAGGCGAGGATAAGAAGAGAGGGAGCAGCACTTCGGGTGGCACGTCGGACGGCACTTCGGGAGATATTTCGAATGACATTTCGAACGCCataaaggaggagaaggacacGGATATTATTTACTTGCTCAACAAGGTGCAGAAGCTCAATGATGCCAATTTGAAGAGCTTCATTTTGCAGTCGCTCAAGAATGACAACGTGCGTAGCATCCTCGTCGACGCGCTCAAGAAGGGCTACCAGAGCGCCCACGAGCAGTGCCGCGCGCAGGGCGACAACAAGGGGATGTACCTCCTGCAGATGTTGAAGCAAACCGGCATCTTCTGA
- a CDS encoding hypothetical protein (putative) has product MSLSNPLHIPDNAWSTDRITLSSEEYLYYVNLFNLNDKFDSHFIDNKTASSFLQNSGLSISVLHAIWEYSDVENKGYLTLEDFFICCRLPPCLPSFDIIRHKSFSDISNMEGNVEWKINAREREDYRRIFKTLDMNNEEKIEGSVIREYYLNTSNLSICELMQIWSVSDMDNDGFLNFEQFCVMNKMVEVRKEKEINIPLSIPADLLNSIKADRQVVMDDDVTFRKVEDKDKRDSFKLSFGDLLKTENEKKKEKGGLEKGASAKGTSTKGGSHEDNDKLNMEFDFFEFKHEEKSDVDSSEKEKRKRKKKKEKERERERGIFSEHSEKKALFRKDFESYSRLDKEDDEDEDDLDGEGDEDIEEESERRNSKGKKKAGRKEARSYDDLSTEEKWSEEDSKRGKEKRKDGDEEEEEVEGGAKRRSKKKKKERSDRDRDRDLGRDLERDRSGKAKEKQKDRQRRGHEKSPGQKKLELEKFTPEEAASRAGDTGRGSEKGRNATWAGGANSANRDTKSGSRDMKNGSRDAKSGSRDAKSGSRDTKSWSRDTKSGNGKENEEEKKYDEEKKNDEKKKTMKKKKTMKKKKRKHRKAKDISPNLSISIILI; this is encoded by the exons ATGTCATTAAGTAACCCCCTGCACATACCTGACAACGCGTGGTCGACGGATAGAATCACGCTGTCCTCGGAGGAGTACCTGTACTATGTGAATCTGTTTAA CTTGAACGACAAATTCGATAGCCATTTTATCGACAATAAGACGGCGTCCTCCTTCCTGCAGAATTCAGGCCTGTCCATTTCGGTCCTTCACGCG ATATGGGAGTACAGCGACGTAGAGAACAAGGGATACCTAACTCTGGAGgactttttcatttgctgCCGACTA CCTCCTTGTCTACCCAGTTTCGACATCATACGACATAAGTCCTTCTCTGACATCTCCAACATGGAGGGGAATGTCGAGTGGAAGATAAATGCCCGAGAAAGGGAAGACTATCGCAGGATATTTAAGACACTGGACATGAACAACGAGGAGAAAATCGAAGGGAGTGTCATTCGAGAGTACTACCTCAACACGTCTAATCTCTCGATTTGTGAACTTATGCAGATATGGAGTGTGTCCGATATGGATAATGAtggttttttaaattttgagcAATTTTGTGTTATGAATAAGATGGTCGAAGTgagaaaggagaaggagattAACATCCCTTTGTCTATCCCTGCGGATCTGCTGAACTCGATAAAGGCAGACCGGCAGGTGGTGATGGATG ACGACGTGACCTTCCGCAAAGTCGAGGACAAGGACAAGCGAGACAGCTTCAAGCTCTCCTTCGGGGATCTGCTCAAAAcggaaaatgagaagaagaaggaaaagggaggCTTAGAGAAGGGTGCTTCAGCAAAAGGTACCTCAACAAAAGGTGGAAGTCACGAAGATAATGATAAACTAAACATGgaatttgatttttttgaatttaaaCATGAAGAGAAATCTGACGTGGATAGCTccgagaaggagaaaaggaagaggaagaagaagaaggagaaggagagagAGCGAGAGAGGGGTATTTTCTCCGAGCATAGCGAGAAGAAGGCTCTCTTCAGGAAGGACTTCGAAAGCTATAGCAGATTGGACAAGGAGGATGACGAAGATGAGGATGACTTGGATGGAGAGGGTGATGAGGATATCGAGGAGGAATCAGAACGAAGGAAttcgaaagggaagaaaaaggcgGGCAGGAAGGAGGCCCGAAGTTACGACGACCTCAGCACAGAGGAAAAGTGGAGCGAGGAGGatagcaaaaggggaaaggaaaaaaggaaggatggagatgaagaggaggaagaggtggAAGGAGGCgccaaaaggagaagcaaaaagaagaaaaaggaaaggtcCGATCGGGATCGAGATAGGGATTTGGGCCGGGATCTAGAGCGGGACAGGTCGGGCAAAgcgaaggagaagcaaaaggatCGACAAAGAAGAGGTCACGAGAAGAGCCCAGGGCAAAAGAAGCTAGAGTTGGAGAAGTTCACCCCGGAGGAGGCAGCATCTCGAGCAGGAGACACGGGAAGAGGCTCcgaaaaggggagaaacgcAACCTGGGCAGGCGGAGCGAATAGCGCGAACCGAGATACAAAGAGCGGGAGTAGAGATATGAAAAACGGGAGCAGAGATGCAAAAAGCGGGAGCAGAGATGCGAAAAGCGGGAGCAGAGATACAAAGAGCTGGAGCAGAGATACGAAAAGCggaaacggaaaagaaaacgaagaagaaaaaaaatacgacgaagaaaaaaaaaatgatgaaaaaaaaaaaacgatgaagaaaaaaaaaacgatgaagaaaaaaaaaagaaaacatcgCAAAGCGAAAGATATTTCACCAAACTTATCGATTTCAATTATTCTGATCTGA
- a CDS encoding hypothetical protein (putative) yields the protein MKRILWGGKRGRTPPFRPFVNLGYSRKLGKNDMHTGRYLCLNNDKRTLNKFANLEKIHLKKNTCTGKVEIFIDDLILLTNGKNVLSFESFDLCFLIKDELLRNREKMDLQKMPLTLMANNLVDFLEGKVPQGGDTHMKEEDKGSYFQSQRTIMENKIFENFQNDLILYQNGDPNIMDRVKKGGKYCQTIDLPKSLNYVENYKIKNLREEENNVYSKFISIFENIHGVKLRRANHFETPVQDLHVEEKIKNLIKNMNSSGIFLFYKCTQILNSFVFSYLFLHGHMGYKDVYRCCNLEYIYQFVKWGYVYDVHGARDAGALLALSSLRLFGALLRREGAKWGG from the coding sequence ATGAAGCGGATCCTttggggaggaaaaagaggaagaacccCCCCGTTCCGCCCTTTCGTAAATTTGGGCTACTCACGCAAGTTGGGGAAGAACGACATGCACACAGGGCGGTACCTCTGCCTGAACAACGACAAGCGGACTCTCAACAAGTTCgcaaatttagaaaaaatccatttgaagaaaaacacatgCACAGGCAAGGTAGAAATATTCATCGAcgatttaattttgttaacgAATGGGAAGAACGTACTCTCCTTCGAAAGCTTCGATCTGTGCTTTTTGATAAAGGATGAGTTGCTGCGGAATAGGGAAAAGATGGACTTGCAGAAAATGCCCCTCACGTTGATGGCTAACAATTTGGTCGATTTTTTGGAGGGAAAGGTACCCCAAGGGGGAGACACACATATGAAAGAGGAGGATAAAGGGAGCTACTTCCAATCGCAGAGAACCAtcatggaaaataaaatctttgaaaattttcaaaacgaTTTAATTCtttaccaaaatggagaCCCTAACATAATGGACCGAGTgaagaaagggggaaagtACTGCCAAACGATTGACTTGCCGAAAAGTCTTAATTATgtagaaaattacaaaataaaaaatttgagggaggaagaaaataatgtcTATAGTAAATTcatttcaatttttgaaaacatTCATGGAGTTAAGTTAAGAAGAGCAAATCACTTCGAAACTCCTGTGCAGGATTTGCatgtggaggagaaaataaaaaatttgataaaaaatatgaacagttcaggcatttttttgttttacaaGTGCACACAGATTTTGAATTCCTTCGTTTTtagttacctttttttgcatgggCACATGGGTTATAAGGATGTGTATCGGTGCTGCAACTTGGAGTACATTTACCAGTTCGTTAAATGGGGTTACGTGTACGACGTGCACGGCGCGAGGGACGCGGGTGCGTTGCTCGCCCTCTCGTCGCTGCGCTTGTTTGGGGCGCTCCTCCGCCGGGAAGGGGCGAAGTGGGGGGGG
- a CDS encoding hypothetical protein (putative) has product SLHHVLEFIHHIGLNNVSVRQRGYHSWGFTKLKRVYNALLIQITNKMILSKRDVMEVLRINDKYLHFDECLFEYIDGTIASTFDTYDEHEVAYLCRHLNKILFFFALQSHGIKYDLNVHRLVKRYVCKSLVFSPELGQQRLEGQLGVSSPHGDDAVPGCSEAPRRLLLHTFKERIRKSSLVKTLNKELSKSAHEYKYYNLVELLEFYSLFEIKKKEMIKRLINEVDKYINIMRYAYHAKALILFSLNRKQLDEENKKSIRRLIRRTSQMLHFYWPVEFILETIIACASFMDNSNKTIRNLFLYLKGNIKKCVHPVLLVNLLKSLASTQISEWTVCNQILNYVKEKKDTIHEVYVVQILKYLSVLKYPNDELFVSFLISDGEGGLSRVQESHVVTLFQFFSEHLINCPSLGESLTRETYAYLHQVAKNTIMKLPEEYLIHCAFSVLTYYFVDIILNKNRKNVDLLEKMMFIFGHKIRAGLNILTEENEEKKASFELLHVISAVLKMIYEKMERRLPDELFTLCTHVEKHLTAVGGETGRGGRGQKMESGEAQMGEQRTGQTGEQRDDPTTTREYRTEEAVYQNENVRTCLKPYEAIREWFLNNHNYDVSYVSVADWESKYM; this is encoded by the exons AGCCTCCACCACGTGCTGGAGTTTATTCACCACATTGGCCTTAACAACGTCTCGGTACGTCAACGAGGGTACCACTCATGGGGGTTCACTAAACTTAAGCGTGTCTACAACGCACTGCTGATTCAGATTACGAATAAAATGATACTTAGCAAGCGAGACGTCATGGAGGTGCTCAGAATAAATGACAAGTATCTGCACTTCGATGAGTGCCTCTTTGAGTACATCGATGGGACTATAGCGAGCACCTTCGACACATATGATGAGCATGAGGTAGCGTACCTATGTAgacatttgaataaaattttatttttcttcgctttACAAAGTCATGGGATAAAGTATGACCTGAATGTGCACCGCTTGGTGAAGAGGTACGTATGCAAAAGTTTGGTCTTTTCTCCTGAGCTGGGACAGCAGAGGTTGGAGGGGCAACTTGGAGTATCTTCTCCCCATGGGGATGACGCAGTACCTGGTTGCTCGGAGGCCCCGCGCCGTTTACTTCTACACACGTTCAAAGAGCGAATCAGGAAGAGCTCGCTCGTGAAGACACTCAACAAAGAGCTAAGCAAAAGCGCACACGAATACAAATACTACAACCTAGTGGAGTTACTCGAGTTCTACTCCCTtttcgaaataaaaaaaaaggaaatgatcAAAAGACTCATAAACGAGGTCGACAAGTATATCAATATCATGAGGTATGCCTACCATGCAAAGGCATTGATTTTATTCAGTTTGAATAGGAAACAGctagatgaagaaaataaaaaaagcataagACGCTTAATCAGGAGAACATCCCAAATGCTCCACTTTTATTGGCCTGTAGAGTTCATCCTAGAGACAATAATTGCTTGTGCTTCTTTTATGGACAATAGTAACAAAACCATTcgtaacttatttttatacctgAAGgggaatattaaaaaatgtgtccaTCCGGTACTGCTAGTCAACCTCCTAAAATCGCTAGCTTCTACACAGATTAGTGAATGGACTGTATGCAACCAAATTTTGAACTACgtaaaggagaagaaggacacCATCCACGAGGTTTATGTGGTTCAGATATTGAAATATTTGTCTGTGTTAAAATATCCTAATGATGAGttatttgtttcctttttaatttcagaTGGG GAGGGGGGGTTGTCACGCGTGCAGGAAAGCCACGTGGTGACtctctttcaatttttctcgGAACATCTAATTAATTGCCCCTCCTTAGGAGAGTCCCTCACAAGGGAGACATATGCCTATCTTCATCAGGTTGCAAAAAACACTATAATGAAGCTCCCCGAGGAGTATCTGATTCACTGTGCATTCTCTGTCTTGACATACTACTTCGTggatattattttaaacaaaaacagGAAGAATGTGGATctgttggaaaaaatgatgtttatttttggaCACAAAATAAGGGCAGGATTGAATATCCTAACGGAggagaatgaagaaaaaaaggcctcCTTTGAACTGCTGCACGTGATATCCGCAGTgctaaaaatgatttatgaaaaaatggagaggaggTTACCTGACGAGCTGTTCACTctgtgcacacatgtagaGAAGCATTTAACTGcagtggggggggagacaggcagaggggggagaggtcaaaaaatggaatctggaga GGCGCAAATGGGGGAACAGCGGACCGGCCAAACGGGGGAACAGAGGGACGACCCCACTACCACTAGAGAGTACCGAACAGAGGAGGCCGTCtaccaaaatgaaaacgtgCGCACATGCTTGAAGCCGTATGAAGCGATTCGGGAGTGGTTCCTGAACAACCATAACTACGACGTGTCTTACGTGTCGGTGGCCGATTGGGAGAGCAAATATATG